Proteins encoded by one window of Actinocorallia herbida:
- a CDS encoding acetyl-CoA carboxylase family protein yields MVEKVLVANRGEVAARVVRAARGLGIGVVGVRARDEEAGGHVRRFEEVVVLPGEGAAAYLDAGALVEAARRSGADAVHPGYGFLAESAEFARVCENNGLVFVGPSAGVLELFGDKARAREAAREAGVPVSPGTDGATDLDGLYGFWDGQAVEGGGVVVKALAGGGGRGMRVVREREGLSHAYRDASAEALAAFGSGEVCAELLIEGARHVEAQVAGDGTGRAAHLWDRECSVQRRHQKLLEVAPSGVLPESARAELLDAAVRLAEQARLRGLATVEFLALPDGRFFFLEVNPRLQVEHTVTEQVLGIDLVAAQFRLAAGASLEEAGLTGVGAPRGCAIQVRVNAETVRPDGLVAPAAGTLTRFEPAGGAGIRVETTGHVGMKVDPRFDSLLAKLVVHDPSGFAGALRLAREAVAETAIEGTATNLALQAAILAHPDVAEGRADTGWLDRVLPGLAAEAADAPRAHEPADDRALAAPVAGLVVAVEAEPGRTVRAGDVLVIVEAMKMQYPVAAPFGGTVAVPRVKVGDVVAEGEPLLLLDPDGSGGPEARQAAEIDLDAVRPDLAAFRARRALLHDDARPDAVAKRHRLGLRTARENIADLTDGEGLTVEYGGLAVAAQRAKRSEEDLQARTPADGIITGLGRVNGEEFPPDRSTCAVLAYDYTVLAGTQGYYGHQKTDRLLKLARERRHPVVFFAEGGGGRPGDTDAPMVAGLHFPTFAAMGALSGVVPTVGIAAGRCFAGNAALLGTCDVVIATRDATIGMGGPAMIEGGGLGVFTPEEVGPIEVQTRNGVVDVAVADEAEAVAVAKRYLSYFQGPVDAYETADQRLLRHLVPEDRKRVYDVRSVITTLCDSASVLELRAAFGRCAITALARIEGRPVGLIANDPAVLGGAIDADGADKLARFLDLCDAFALPVVSLCDTPGFMVGPDAEKTATVRHFPRLFVRGGHLTIPVAMVVLRKAYGLGALAMSAGHFHNTSATLSWPTGEFGGMNLEGAVRLAARDALAAIADPDERQRAFEEMVAYSYAQGSALNTASYLEIDEVIDPADTRSALGALLFGAPVQVRDGWANPSRRTGVDTW; encoded by the coding sequence GTGGTGGAGAAGGTGCTGGTCGCCAATCGTGGGGAGGTCGCGGCTCGGGTGGTGCGGGCGGCGCGAGGGCTGGGGATCGGGGTGGTGGGGGTGCGCGCTCGGGACGAGGAGGCGGGCGGGCATGTGCGGCGGTTCGAGGAGGTCGTGGTGCTGCCGGGGGAGGGCGCCGCGGCGTATCTGGACGCGGGGGCGCTGGTGGAGGCCGCGCGAAGGAGCGGCGCCGACGCGGTGCATCCGGGGTACGGGTTCCTCGCGGAGAGCGCGGAGTTCGCACGGGTGTGTGAGAACAACGGGCTGGTCTTCGTGGGGCCGTCGGCCGGGGTGCTCGAGCTGTTCGGCGACAAGGCGAGGGCGCGGGAGGCGGCGCGGGAGGCCGGGGTGCCGGTGTCGCCCGGGACGGACGGGGCGACCGACCTGGACGGGCTGTACGGGTTCTGGGACGGGCAGGCCGTCGAAGGCGGAGGGGTCGTCGTCAAGGCGCTCGCCGGAGGCGGCGGACGAGGGATGCGGGTCGTGCGGGAGCGCGAAGGACTCTCCCATGCCTACCGTGACGCCTCCGCTGAGGCCCTTGCGGCGTTCGGCTCGGGGGAGGTGTGCGCGGAGCTGCTCATCGAGGGTGCCAGGCATGTGGAGGCGCAGGTCGCGGGGGACGGGACCGGGCGAGCCGCGCACCTGTGGGATCGGGAGTGCAGCGTGCAGCGGCGGCATCAGAAGCTCCTCGAGGTGGCGCCGAGTGGGGTCCTGCCGGAAAGCGCGCGCGCTGAGCTGCTCGACGCGGCCGTAAGGCTCGCCGAACAAGCGCGCTTGCGGGGGCTGGCCACTGTGGAGTTCCTTGCGCTGCCCGACGGGAGGTTCTTCTTCCTCGAGGTGAATCCGCGGCTCCAGGTGGAGCACACCGTCACCGAGCAGGTCCTGGGGATCGACCTGGTCGCCGCGCAGTTCCGGCTGGCCGCGGGGGCGTCGCTGGAGGAGGCGGGGCTGACGGGCGTCGGCGCGCCGCGCGGGTGCGCGATCCAGGTGCGGGTCAACGCCGAGACGGTCCGGCCCGATGGGCTCGTCGCGCCCGCGGCCGGGACGCTCACGAGGTTCGAGCCCGCCGGGGGCGCCGGAATCCGGGTGGAGACCACCGGACATGTCGGGATGAAGGTGGATCCCCGGTTCGACTCGCTGCTCGCCAAGCTCGTCGTCCACGACCCGTCGGGGTTCGCTGGCGCGCTGAGGCTCGCCCGCGAGGCCGTCGCGGAGACCGCGATCGAGGGGACCGCGACGAACCTCGCGCTCCAGGCCGCGATCCTCGCCCACCCCGACGTCGCGGAGGGCCGCGCCGACACCGGCTGGCTCGACCGGGTCCTGCCCGGCCTCGCCGCCGAGGCCGCCGACGCCCCGCGCGCGCACGAACCCGCCGACGACCGCGCGCTGGCGGCCCCCGTGGCGGGCCTCGTCGTCGCGGTCGAGGCCGAGCCGGGCCGGACGGTCAGGGCGGGCGACGTCCTCGTGATCGTCGAGGCGATGAAGATGCAGTACCCCGTGGCCGCCCCCTTCGGCGGAACGGTCGCGGTGCCGCGCGTCAAGGTCGGCGACGTCGTCGCCGAGGGCGAGCCGCTGCTCCTGCTCGACCCGGACGGCTCCGGCGGCCCCGAGGCACGCCAGGCGGCCGAGATCGACCTCGACGCCGTCCGCCCCGACCTCGCCGCGTTCCGCGCCCGCCGCGCGCTCCTGCACGACGACGCCCGCCCCGACGCCGTCGCCAAACGGCACAGGCTCGGCCTGCGCACGGCCCGGGAGAACATCGCCGACCTCACCGACGGCGAAGGGCTCACCGTCGAGTACGGCGGCCTGGCCGTGGCCGCCCAGCGCGCTAAGAGAAGCGAGGAAGACCTCCAGGCCCGCACCCCCGCCGACGGCATCATCACCGGCCTTGGAAGGGTCAACGGCGAGGAGTTCCCGCCCGACCGCTCGACGTGCGCGGTCCTCGCCTACGACTACACGGTCCTTGCCGGCACCCAGGGCTACTACGGCCACCAGAAGACCGACAGGTTGCTCAAGCTCGCCCGGGAACGCCGCCACCCCGTCGTCTTCTTCGCCGAAGGCGGCGGCGGACGCCCCGGCGACACCGACGCCCCCATGGTCGCCGGCCTTCACTTCCCGACCTTCGCCGCGATGGGCGCGCTCAGCGGGGTGGTCCCGACCGTCGGGATCGCCGCGGGCAGGTGCTTCGCGGGCAACGCGGCCCTGCTCGGCACCTGCGACGTCGTCATCGCCACCCGCGACGCGACGATCGGGATGGGCGGCCCGGCGATGATCGAGGGCGGCGGCCTCGGCGTCTTCACCCCCGAGGAGGTCGGCCCGATCGAGGTGCAGACGCGCAACGGCGTCGTGGACGTCGCCGTCGCCGACGAGGCGGAGGCCGTCGCGGTCGCCAAGCGCTACCTGTCCTACTTCCAAGGGCCTGTCGACGCCTACGAGACCGCCGACCAGCGGCTCCTTCGCCATCTCGTCCCGGAGGACCGCAAGCGCGTCTATGACGTCCGGTCCGTGATCACCACCCTGTGCGACTCGGCTTCCGTGCTGGAACTGCGCGCCGCCTTCGGCAGGTGCGCGATCACCGCGCTGGCCCGGATCGAGGGCCGTCCCGTCGGCCTCATCGCCAACGACCCGGCGGTCCTCGGCGGCGCGATCGACGCCGACGGGGCCGACAAGCTCGCCCGGTTCCTCGATCTCTGCGACGCGTTCGCCCTGCCCGTCGTCTCCCTGTGCGACACGCCCGGGTTCATGGTCGGCCCCGACGCCGAGAAGACCGCCACGGTCCGGCATTTCCCCCGCCTCTTCGTCCGCGGCGGCCACCTGACGATCCCGGTGGCGATGGTCGTCCTGCGCAAGGCGTACGGCCTCGGCGCCCTGGCCATGTCGGCCGGGCACTTCCACAACACGTCCGCGACGCTCTCGTGGCCCACGGGCGAGTTCGGCGGCATGAACCTGGAGGGCGCGGTCCGCCTCGCCGCCCGGGACGCCCTCGCCGCGATCGCCGATCCCGACGAGCGGCAGCGCGCCTTCGAGGAGATGGTCGCCTACTCCTACGCCCAGGGCAGCGCGCTCAACACGGCCTCCTATCTGGAGATCGACGAGGTGATCGATCCGGCGGACACCCGGTCCGCGCTGGGCGCCCTGCTGTTCGGCGCACCCGTCCAGGTCCGTGACGGATGGGCGAACCCTTCCCGTCGCACAGGGGTCGACACGTGGTGA
- the katG gene encoding catalase/peroxidase HPI, which produces MSENNDAIVTDAKAEGCPVAHVRAAHPTQGGGNRQWWPERLNLKILAKNPAVANPLGEEFDYAEAFQGLDLAAVKADLAEVMTDSKDWWPADFGHYGPFMIRMAWHSAGTYRTSDGRGGAGAGQQRFAPLNSWPDNGNLDKARRLLWPVKKKYGQAISWADLMILAGNVALETMGFKTFGFAGGREDVWEAEEDVYWGPETTWLDDQRYTGDRELENPLGAVQMGLIYVNPEGPNGNPDPLASARDIRETFHRMAMNDEETAALIVGGHTFGKTHGAGPAEAVGADPEAAPLEAQGFGWASTHGTGKGGDAITSGLEVTWTATPITWDNSFLETLYGYEWELYKSPAGANQWRPVDGGGAGTVPSAHDASKKIQPSMLTSDLALRFDPVYEQITRRWLANPDELADAFAKAWYKLTHRDMGPIARYLGAEVPAEVLLWQDPLPAADGDPIDAADAASLKQQILAAGLTVSQLVSAAWASASSFRGSDKRGGANGARVRLEPQKDWEVNDPEQLATTLRALGKVQETFNSAQTGGKKVSLADLIVLAGNAAVEKAAKDAGFDVEVPFTAGRVDAAQEQTDVESFAALEPKADGFRNYVGKGTRLPAEYLLIDRANLLTLSAPELTVLVGGLRVLGANAGGSQHGVLTATPGVLTNDFFVNLLDMGTSWSAAGDDSGTYEGKDDSGAVKWTGTRADLVFGSNSELRALAEVYASDDAKAKFVNDFVAAWAKVSDLDRF; this is translated from the coding sequence TTGTCTGAGAACAACGACGCCATCGTGACCGACGCGAAGGCGGAGGGCTGCCCCGTCGCGCACGTCCGCGCGGCACACCCGACCCAGGGTGGCGGAAACCGCCAGTGGTGGCCCGAGCGGCTGAACCTGAAGATCCTGGCGAAGAACCCCGCCGTCGCGAACCCGCTCGGCGAGGAGTTCGACTACGCCGAGGCGTTCCAGGGCCTCGACCTCGCGGCGGTGAAGGCCGACCTCGCCGAGGTCATGACCGACTCCAAGGACTGGTGGCCCGCCGACTTCGGCCACTACGGCCCGTTCATGATCCGCATGGCTTGGCACAGCGCCGGCACCTACCGGACCAGCGACGGCCGCGGTGGCGCGGGCGCCGGGCAGCAGCGCTTCGCGCCGCTGAACAGCTGGCCCGACAACGGCAACCTCGACAAGGCCCGCCGTCTGCTGTGGCCGGTCAAGAAGAAGTACGGCCAGGCCATCTCCTGGGCCGACCTCATGATCCTCGCCGGCAACGTCGCGCTGGAGACCATGGGCTTCAAGACCTTCGGCTTCGCCGGAGGCCGCGAGGACGTCTGGGAGGCGGAAGAGGACGTCTACTGGGGCCCGGAGACCACCTGGCTCGACGACCAGCGCTACACCGGCGACCGCGAGCTGGAGAACCCGCTCGGCGCCGTCCAGATGGGCCTCATCTACGTCAACCCCGAGGGCCCGAACGGCAACCCGGACCCGCTGGCGTCCGCCCGCGACATCCGTGAGACGTTCCACCGGATGGCGATGAACGACGAGGAGACCGCCGCCCTGATCGTCGGCGGGCACACCTTCGGCAAGACCCACGGCGCGGGCCCGGCCGAGGCCGTCGGCGCCGACCCCGAGGCCGCTCCGCTCGAGGCGCAGGGCTTCGGCTGGGCCAGCACCCACGGCACCGGCAAGGGCGGCGACGCCATCACCTCCGGTCTCGAGGTCACCTGGACCGCCACCCCGATCACCTGGGACAACTCCTTCCTGGAGACCCTGTACGGGTACGAGTGGGAGCTCTACAAGAGCCCCGCGGGCGCCAACCAGTGGCGTCCGGTCGACGGCGGCGGCGCGGGCACGGTGCCGTCGGCGCACGACGCGTCCAAGAAGATCCAGCCGTCCATGCTCACCTCGGACCTGGCCCTGCGCTTCGACCCGGTCTACGAGCAGATCACCCGCCGCTGGCTGGCGAACCCCGACGAGCTCGCCGACGCGTTCGCCAAGGCCTGGTACAAGCTGACGCACCGCGACATGGGCCCGATCGCCCGCTACCTCGGCGCCGAGGTCCCCGCCGAGGTGCTGCTCTGGCAGGACCCGCTGCCCGCCGCCGACGGCGACCCGATCGACGCCGCCGACGCCGCGTCGCTCAAGCAGCAGATCCTGGCCGCCGGCCTGACCGTGTCCCAGCTGGTGTCCGCCGCCTGGGCGTCGGCCTCCTCCTTCCGCGGCAGCGACAAGCGCGGCGGCGCCAACGGCGCCCGGGTGCGCCTCGAGCCGCAGAAGGACTGGGAGGTCAACGACCCGGAGCAGCTCGCCACCACGCTGCGCGCCCTGGGCAAGGTCCAGGAGACCTTCAACTCCGCGCAGACCGGCGGCAAGAAGGTCTCCCTGGCCGACCTGATCGTGCTCGCGGGCAACGCCGCGGTCGAGAAGGCCGCCAAGGACGCCGGATTCGACGTCGAGGTGCCGTTCACCGCGGGCCGCGTCGACGCCGCGCAGGAGCAGACCGACGTCGAGTCGTTCGCCGCCCTCGAGCCGAAGGCCGACGGGTTCCGCAACTACGTCGGCAAGGGCACCCGCCTCCCCGCGGAGTACCTGCTGATCGACCGCGCGAACCTGCTCACCCTGAGCGCCCCCGAGCTGACCGTCCTCGTCGGCGGCCTGCGCGTCCTCGGCGCCAACGCCGGCGGCTCGCAGCACGGCGTGCTCACCGCGACGCCGGGCGTCCTCACGAACGACTTCTTCGTGAACCTGCTCGACATGGGCACCTCCTGGTCCGCCGCCGGCGACGACAGCGGCACCTACGAGGGCAAGGACGACTCGGGCGCCGTCAAGTGGACCGGAACCCGCGCCGACCTGGTGTTCGGCTCTAACTCCGAGCTCCGCGCCCTCGCCGAGGTCTACGCGAGCGACGACGCCAAGGCGAAGTTCGTCAACGACTTCGTCGCGGCCTGGGCGAAGGTCTCGGACCTCGACCGGTTCTAA
- the sigJ gene encoding RNA polymerase sigma factor SigJ, translating into MTSPESARPVADERRGLLDLGYRMLGSVHDAEDVVQETYARWYALEESEREAIERPAAWLTRVASRICLDVLASARRRRERYTGEWLPEPLPGAGTWTSAAPSGAADPAERITLDESVAMGMLVVLDAVTPAERVSFILHDVFGVPFAEIAEAVGRSPASCRQLAASARRRLARERPALTPAEDGARVIAAFKAACLTGDLDSLTALLDPAVTARSDGGGKVSAARRPVIGADRVARFLLGILRKVHAIAPTATLTETTVNGRPGAAITVDGTVHGVVSAEITSGHITQLWIILNPDKLTPWNNPHKPPPR; encoded by the coding sequence ATGACCTCGCCGGAGAGCGCCCGGCCCGTCGCCGACGAGCGGCGCGGCCTCCTCGACCTCGGATACCGGATGCTCGGCTCGGTGCACGACGCCGAGGACGTCGTCCAGGAGACATACGCGCGCTGGTACGCGCTGGAGGAGTCCGAGCGGGAGGCGATCGAGCGGCCCGCCGCCTGGCTCACCCGCGTCGCGAGCCGCATCTGCCTCGACGTCCTGGCCTCGGCGCGCCGCCGCCGCGAGCGCTACACCGGCGAGTGGCTGCCCGAACCGCTCCCCGGCGCGGGCACCTGGACGAGCGCGGCCCCCTCCGGCGCGGCCGACCCCGCCGAACGGATCACCCTCGACGAGTCCGTGGCGATGGGCATGCTCGTCGTCCTCGACGCGGTGACCCCCGCCGAACGCGTCTCCTTCATCCTGCACGACGTGTTCGGCGTCCCCTTCGCCGAGATCGCCGAGGCCGTGGGCCGCAGCCCCGCCTCCTGCCGTCAGCTCGCCGCCTCCGCCCGCCGCCGCCTGGCCCGCGAACGCCCCGCCCTCACCCCCGCCGAGGACGGCGCCCGCGTCATCGCCGCCTTCAAGGCCGCCTGCCTCACCGGCGACCTGGACTCCCTCACCGCCCTCCTCGACCCCGCCGTCACCGCCCGCAGCGACGGCGGCGGCAAGGTCAGCGCCGCCCGCCGCCCCGTCATCGGCGCCGACCGCGTCGCCCGCTTCCTCCTGGGCATCCTCCGCAAGGTCCACGCCATCGCCCCCACCGCCACCCTCACCGAGACCACCGTCAACGGCCGCCCCGGCGCCGCCATCACCGTCGACGGCACCGTCCACGGCGTCGTCTCCGCCGAAATCACCTCCGGCCACATCACCCAACTCTGGATCATCCTCAACCCCGACAAACTCACCCCCTGGAACAACCCCCACAAACCCCCACCCAGGTAA
- a CDS encoding SDR family oxidoreductase: protein MRIAVAGGTGTIGRHIVAALAEAGHETVVLSRAAGVDLVTGDGLDKALDGVETVVDTANVSTLSRGKAEAFFTAETTHLLEAETRAGVRHHVLLSIVGIDRVPFGYYQGKVLQERLVTEGAVPWTVLRATQFHEFAAQTRQTLPPGPVALVPAARTRPIAAREAAAVLAGLAAGGPQGRVPDLAGPREEYLPAMVRALLRTRGDRRPVLALPLPGKAGKAMREGGLLPTGPGPRGTQTFAAWLTEQAR, encoded by the coding sequence ATGCGCATCGCGGTGGCCGGAGGCACGGGCACGATCGGGCGGCACATCGTGGCGGCCCTGGCGGAGGCGGGCCACGAGACCGTCGTGCTCAGCCGAGCCGCGGGCGTCGACCTGGTGACGGGCGACGGCCTGGACAAGGCCCTGGACGGGGTCGAAACGGTCGTCGACACGGCGAACGTCTCCACCTTGAGCAGGGGCAAGGCCGAGGCGTTCTTCACCGCCGAGACCACCCATCTGCTGGAGGCCGAGACCCGGGCCGGCGTCCGGCACCACGTGCTGCTGTCGATCGTCGGGATCGACCGGGTCCCCTTCGGCTATTACCAGGGCAAGGTCCTCCAGGAGCGGCTCGTCACCGAAGGCGCCGTCCCGTGGACCGTGCTGCGCGCCACCCAGTTCCACGAGTTCGCCGCGCAGACGCGCCAGACCCTCCCGCCCGGCCCCGTCGCGCTCGTCCCGGCCGCCCGCACCCGGCCGATCGCGGCCCGCGAGGCCGCCGCGGTCCTCGCCGGACTCGCCGCGGGCGGCCCGCAGGGCAGGGTCCCCGACCTCGCCGGACCGCGCGAGGAGTACCTTCCCGCCATGGTCCGAGCCCTACTGCGCACCCGCGGCGACCGCCGCCCCGTCCTCGCCCTCCCCCTCCCCGGCAAAGCGGGCAAGGCGATGCGCGAAGGCGGCCTGCTCCCCACCGGGCCGGGGCCGCGCGGCACCCAGACCTTCGCCGCCTGGCTCACCGAGCAGGCCCGATGA
- a CDS encoding NtaA/DmoA family FMN-dependent monooxygenase (This protein belongs to a clade of FMN-dependent monooxygenases, within a broader family of flavin-dependent oxidoreductases, the luciferase-like monooxygenase (LMM) family, some of whose members use coenzyme F420 rather than FMN.) — MGRQIHLAAHFPGVNNTTVWADPASGSQIDFASFAHLARTAERGKFDFFFLAEGLRLREMKGRIHDLDVMGRPESLTVLAALAGVTTHLGLAATVNSTFNEPYELARRLATLDHLSDGRAAWNVVTSWDAFTGENFRRGGYLAEADRYNRAREMLQTARELWDSWDDGAILADRESGRFVAADQGAFRHAGPQFDISGVFGTPRPPQGHPVIIQAGDSEEGREFAASDADVIFSRHSVLEEARAFFKDVKSRLAKYGRRPDDLKILPAVTAVVADTDAEAVEEAARIRRAQVSAPTALAFVEGVWGRDLSGYDADGPLPDLDPDPGEGVSRGRAQFRGDRAAVARRWRELSEARGGLTIRELVIEATGRQTFVGAPGTVAEQMDDYVQTRGSDGFILVPHLTPTGLDAFVDRVVPLLQERGSLRADYTGATLRDHLGLSGPRRPSVREKDA, encoded by the coding sequence ATGGGGCGGCAGATCCACCTCGCGGCGCACTTCCCGGGCGTGAACAACACGACGGTCTGGGCCGATCCGGCCTCGGGGAGCCAGATCGACTTCGCGTCGTTCGCACACCTGGCGCGGACGGCGGAACGGGGCAAGTTCGACTTCTTCTTCCTCGCCGAGGGGTTGCGGCTGCGGGAGATGAAGGGGCGGATCCACGACCTCGACGTGATGGGCAGGCCCGAATCCTTGACCGTCCTCGCGGCCCTCGCGGGGGTGACGACGCACCTGGGCCTGGCCGCGACCGTCAACTCGACCTTCAACGAGCCGTACGAGCTGGCCCGCCGCCTCGCCACGCTGGACCATCTGAGCGACGGCCGGGCCGCCTGGAACGTCGTGACGAGCTGGGACGCCTTCACCGGCGAGAATTTCCGCCGCGGCGGCTACCTCGCGGAGGCCGACCGTTACAACCGGGCCCGGGAGATGCTCCAGACAGCGCGCGAGCTGTGGGACTCCTGGGACGACGGCGCGATCCTCGCCGACCGGGAATCCGGGCGGTTCGTCGCCGCAGACCAGGGGGCCTTCCGGCATGCCGGGCCGCAGTTCGACATCTCCGGCGTGTTCGGCACCCCGCGCCCGCCGCAGGGGCATCCCGTCATCATCCAGGCGGGCGACTCCGAGGAGGGCCGCGAGTTCGCCGCCTCCGACGCGGACGTCATCTTCAGCCGGCACAGCGTCCTGGAGGAGGCCCGCGCCTTCTTCAAGGACGTGAAGTCCCGCCTCGCCAAGTACGGTCGCCGCCCGGACGACCTCAAGATCCTCCCCGCGGTGACCGCGGTCGTCGCCGACACCGACGCCGAGGCCGTCGAGGAGGCCGCGCGCATCCGCCGCGCCCAGGTGAGCGCGCCGACCGCGCTCGCGTTCGTCGAGGGCGTCTGGGGCCGCGACCTGTCCGGATACGACGCCGACGGGCCGCTGCCGGACCTCGACCCCGATCCGGGCGAGGGCGTCTCGCGGGGCCGGGCGCAGTTCCGCGGCGACCGGGCCGCCGTCGCGCGACGCTGGCGGGAGCTGTCGGAGGCGCGCGGCGGGCTCACGATCCGCGAGCTCGTCATCGAGGCGACCGGCCGCCAGACGTTCGTCGGCGCGCCGGGGACCGTCGCCGAGCAGATGGACGACTACGTCCAGACCCGCGGATCCGACGGGTTCATCCTCGTCCCGCACCTCACCCCGACCGGGCTCGACGCCTTCGTCGACCGCGTCGTCCCGCTGCTCCAGGAGCGCGGCTCGCTGCGCGCCGACTACACCGGCGCCACCCTGCGCGACCACCTCGGCCTGTCCGGCCCGCGAAGGCCGTCCGTGAGAGAGAAGGACGCATGA
- a CDS encoding dihydrodipicolinate reductase: MSDGYRVVQWATGNIGTKALREVIAHPRLDLAGLYVRSAAKEGRDAGELAGGEPTGVLATRDVEEILALGADCVLYMPLACDFDEVCRILASGANIVTTRGEFHRPEALDPALRARIEAACAHGGTSIHSTGSSPGFITEALPIVLTSLQRRLDGLVIDEFADLSRRDSPALLFDVMGFGRPPAEIGEARLSHGKTSFGPSLAVLTDALGLPLDTIEASGEVAVTPETVEIAAGTLAAGTVAAQRMIVTGLRGGAPVVTFRANWYCATALEPGWDLGSTGWRVRVDGDAPLDVTIGFPVPLNGLGAVTPGYTANRAVNAIPHVCAAAPGIRTSVDLPQITAFLG; this comes from the coding sequence ATGAGCGACGGGTACCGGGTCGTGCAGTGGGCCACGGGCAACATCGGGACCAAGGCGCTGCGCGAGGTGATCGCGCACCCGCGGCTCGACCTCGCCGGGCTCTACGTGCGCTCCGCGGCGAAGGAGGGCCGTGACGCGGGCGAACTCGCCGGGGGCGAGCCGACCGGTGTCCTGGCCACCCGGGACGTCGAGGAGATCCTCGCGCTCGGCGCCGACTGCGTCCTGTACATGCCGCTGGCCTGCGACTTCGACGAGGTGTGCCGCATCCTCGCCTCCGGCGCGAACATCGTCACCACGCGCGGCGAGTTCCACCGGCCCGAGGCACTCGACCCCGCGCTGCGGGCCCGGATCGAGGCGGCCTGCGCCCACGGCGGCACCTCGATCCACAGCACGGGCAGCAGCCCCGGCTTCATCACCGAGGCCCTGCCGATCGTCCTCACCTCGCTCCAGAGGCGGCTCGACGGCCTCGTCATCGACGAGTTCGCCGACCTCTCCCGGCGGGACTCCCCCGCCCTGCTGTTCGACGTCATGGGCTTCGGCCGCCCTCCCGCCGAGATCGGCGAGGCCCGCCTGTCCCACGGCAAGACGAGCTTCGGCCCGTCCCTCGCCGTCCTCACCGACGCCCTCGGCCTCCCCCTCGACACGATCGAGGCGTCCGGCGAGGTCGCCGTCACCCCCGAGACCGTCGAGATCGCCGCGGGCACGCTGGCGGCCGGCACCGTCGCGGCGCAGCGCATGATCGTCACGGGCCTGCGGGGCGGCGCGCCCGTGGTCACCTTCCGGGCGAACTGGTACTGCGCCACGGCGCTCGAGCCCGGCTGGGACCTCGGGTCCACCGGCTGGCGCGTCCGGGTCGACGGGGACGCGCCCCTCGACGTCACGATCGGCTTCCCCGTCCCGCTCAACGGGCTCGGCGCGGTGACGCCGGGCTACACCGCCAACCGGGCGGTCAACGCGATCCCGCACGTGTGCGCCGCGGCCCCGGGCATCCGCACCTCCGTCGACCTCCCGCAGATCACGGCGTTCCTGGGCTGA
- a CDS encoding Fur family transcriptional regulator — protein MTAPQTPTAAEQLRGAGLRVTAARVALLETVRVGDHLGVEAIASGVRDRVGHISLQAVYEALNALATAGLVRRIEPAGSPARYEGRVGDNHHHLVCRACGVVADVDCATGEAPCLTASDDRGFSIDEAEVIFWGLCPDCSTARTA, from the coding sequence ATGACCGCACCGCAGACACCGACCGCCGCCGAGCAGCTGCGCGGCGCGGGCCTGCGCGTGACGGCCGCCCGCGTCGCACTGCTCGAGACCGTTCGGGTGGGTGACCACCTCGGCGTCGAGGCGATCGCCTCCGGGGTGCGCGATCGGGTGGGCCACATCTCCCTACAGGCCGTCTACGAGGCCCTCAACGCCCTCGCCACGGCCGGACTCGTGCGCCGCATCGAACCCGCCGGAAGCCCGGCGAGGTACGAGGGACGCGTCGGGGACAACCACCATCACCTGGTGTGCCGCGCGTGCGGCGTCGTCGCCGACGTCGACTGCGCGACGGGAGAGGCGCCCTGCCTGACCGCGTCCGACGACCGCGGCTTCTCGATCGACGAGGCCGAGGTCATCTTCTGGGGGCTCTGCCCCGATTGCTCCACCGCCAGAACCGCCTGA
- a CDS encoding PPOX class F420-dependent oxidoreductase, which yields MTFTAEELRYLAGQRLGRLATLAADGTLQNNPVGFTVHEAEGYIEIGGYDMGKSRKFLNIQKNPEVSLVIDDIASLDPWEVRGIEIRGRAEPVTGIERGPSESYLSAEAIRIHPRRIRSWNLEGSSSARWLP from the coding sequence ATGACCTTCACCGCGGAAGAACTCCGCTACCTCGCCGGCCAGCGTCTCGGCCGCCTCGCCACGCTCGCCGCCGACGGCACCCTCCAGAACAACCCGGTCGGCTTCACCGTGCACGAGGCCGAGGGCTACATCGAGATCGGCGGCTACGACATGGGCAAAAGCCGCAAGTTCCTCAATATCCAGAAGAACCCCGAGGTCTCCCTCGTCATCGACGACATCGCCTCCCTCGACCCCTGGGAGGTCCGCGGCATCGAGATCCGCGGCCGCGCCGAACCCGTCACCGGCATTGAGCGGGGCCCCTCGGAGTCCTACCTCAGCGCCGAGGCCATCCGCATCCACCCCCGCCGCATCCGCAGCTGGAACCTGGAAGGCAGCTCCTCGGCCCGCTGGCTCCCCTGA